The nucleotide window CAAAGGCTGCGTTAGACAACACATCGGTTTTACAAGCTACAGATAACTTCATAGCTCAACAACCAAAGGTATCATTGTCACTATGCTGTCAGTGTAAGTTTTTGAGGGCTGCGATTGATTTTTTATGACTCTTTTTACAGGTCAGTGACCCCAGTAATCCTCGGTTAGGGACAAGTCTAGGTTCTTTATTGGAAAATGCAAGAAAGTTTAAGAAACAAATGGGAAACGACTTTATTTCTGTCGAACATCTTGTATTAGCATTTCCTTCAGATACAAGATTCGGAAAGCAATTGTTCACAAGTTTGAACCTAAGTGAGAAATCGTTAAAGGAAGCCGTTGAAGCTGTTCGTGGAAATCAGAAAGTAACCGATCAAAGTATAAACATTATACTTTCTGCTTCAAAGATTAAtactttttatttcttttactAATTACCAGACTTATGATCATAATTCATAATATCTCTATTATTGAACAGATCCTGAAGGGAAATACGAGGCACTTGACAAATACAGTAATGACTTGACCGAGCTTGCTAGAAAGGGGAAACTTGATCCGGTGATAGTCCGAGATGATGAAATCTGACGGTGTATCCAGATACTATCTAGAAGAACAAAAAATAACCCTGTTATTATCGGCGAG belongs to Helianthus annuus cultivar XRQ/B chromosome 5, HanXRQr2.0-SUNRISE, whole genome shotgun sequence and includes:
- the LOC110943039 gene encoding chaperone protein ClpB3, mitochondrial-like encodes the protein MAWERIVGATDAAQHNKQQIIESEHLMKALLEQKDGLARRILTKAALDNTSVLQATDNFIAQQPKVSDPSNPRLGTSLGSLLENARKFKKQMGNDFISVEHLVLAFPSDTRFGKQLFTSLNLSEKSLKEAVEAVRGNQKVTDQSINIILSASKINTFYFFY